The Leishmania infantum JPCM5 genome chromosome 26 DNA window caccagtacaccagtacaccagtacaccagtacaccagtacaccagtacaccagtacaccagtacaccagtacaccagtacaccagtacaccagtacaccagtacaccagtacaccagtacaccagtacaccagtacaccagtacaccgtcacgcccccgtcctgttggagagggtgtcgctgtgcaaggaatcagtggagaaaaaaaccctaaccctaaccctcaccctaaccctaaccctaaccctaaccctaaccctaaccctaaccctaaccctaaccctaaccctaaccctaaccctaaccctaaccctaaccctaaccctaaccctaaccctaaccagtacaccgtcacgcccccgtcctgttggagagggtgtcgctgtgcaaggaatcagtcGAGAGGAACCCTGACCCtgacccacacacacacgtcagTTGAGTAAGTGTCAGTACGGCGCAGTCTATCTAAAAGACAGTAAGCTATTTTACTGCTTTTCACTGCCGTGCATGGTGGTGTCACATGCACTGTGGAAGGGAAGGGCGCGGTACAGCGTCCAGAGGGCAGGTGTGTAGCTTCCTACGCACAGCATAAAATTTGTGTCGTGTCACCGCAAGTCGAGACGAGAGCACCCCTGCACCATTCCAGGTCGACTCTCACTGCTGGTCCGCGATGGAACTGCTGTGGTCATCCGCGATCATTCGGTTGAGGAAGTCTATTGTGTTCTTTGAGAATGCTCCTTGTGTCTTTCCCGACTCGTGTGGAAAGCACAAAACAAAGCGGAGAAGGATGTTGCTGACAACGAGTTCGACCTTTCACAGCGTCTTGGTGTTCTCCAATGGGGAAAAAGAAGGCCAAGGAGGGTGCAGCACAGCAAGAGAGGAGCTGGCCAAGTCAAGGGGCGGCCTCTGGAGAAAGAGAACACCGCGAAcagggaaaagggggagacaAGATGGCCTTTcggaggagacggtgctTGTGCTGCCTTACAGGCGCGCGCTCAGCAAAGGGGGGTGTCAGGCGGCGGGGCATCATCAGCTGCAATGCTTGCAGAGAATGCGACCTGTTGTGATTATGCTCTACTTTTCGTTGCGTCGGCCAACGCTCCAAGAAAAAGCGTGCTCTGCGCATCGGTGCGAGTCATGGGGCAGGTTAACGCACGCGCCCTTGGGGGTAAAGCACCGTTGTTTCCGAAGTCCCTCTCGGACCTCCCGCCGACAGCGATGGCACGGGTTCACCATCCCGGAATTTTTTTCGCAGATCTCTTTGAGCATCTAGGCCAGGGTCGTGTTTCACGCACAAGATCGTGATGGCGACGAGCCTGAGGGTCAACTCAGTTTTCGAACCATACGCAGggaggccgcggccgcgcagaGTGGCTGATCGGCATGAGACAAAGTGCCCTCGCAAGGCATCCCTTGTAGCACTCGTGTGTCCAAGACAGCGTGCGTATCTTTGGTTGGGTACGAAAACAAGGGGCAGACCTCATCGACGAGCAGCCAACTTCCTTCCCACACCCCAACCTTCCCATTCACTAAATAAAGGGATTTGGAATGATGGTGGTGTCACCGGAAAGGATGAGGTTTACGGGGCCACCACGCACGACACAGGCGCCAATcttgcgtatgtgtgtgttgcggTGCCACAACTCTGCGTCGGCTAGAACCAAGTTCACATTATTGTCAAACCCTTTCAGTACGCCGTGCATTTCATGGTTTTTTTGCGATACCACTACCTTACGATCAAGGTACTTTTCCAAGGACAGAAtgccctccttttttttcagtatgtgtgccgcctccgcggacATAACTCCTGcacgtctgctgctgctttttcCTTGGAAGCCAACCATTTGTGTGTATGGCGATTGCGGTATGTACGGGTGGTAAGGTCGTGTTAGAACGacacagagaaaagaaaCGGTAGAGGTTGAAGGGATGTGAACAGgtcacaaaaaaaaatcgcGGACACACCGTACCTGCCAGCAGACTACAGCACGACAACGCGGTGGGTCATCCTTGAGAAGGCCGTGCGGAGCGGGAGTAGCTGCCATACAGACTCCGACAAAGATACCTTTGGTGTGGAGAAAAGAGGCCAGCACGTTCTCGGAAGCATTGGTACGGAATTTCCTTCTGGAGAGGGTGCTGTGCATTACGCTTTAGGGGTCTTACGTGTTAGACGAAACGATGCCGTTAACtaccaacacacacactggGAGAGCACCCCGCCAAGCGCCTCGAGCTCAAATGTCCGTCTCGGGGCGAGATTCCCCTGCATCCGTCTCCAAGCGAGctctgcgacggcgcggctTGCTCGCCTCTTTGGCGGCCTCGTCACagtcggcggcaccgctcgagatgccgcggcggtgtGCCTTGAAGCGGCGCAGGTTAAGCTCCTGGACGTCTTGTTTGCCCACGTGCAGCTGACCGCGGAGGTTGTTGAGGCCGTCCGACTGCACGTTGTCGGCGGTCGACCGCAGCGTGGCAAGCGTCTGGCGGGGTATGCGGCAGGCCACCTTGAACTCCTGCGGCGTCGCAAAGGAGATGCGACGGATTTCAAAGTCGAAGTTGGGTCCGACGTCGTAGAGCTGAATGTTCTTGATGCTCTTCGGGACGCCTGTGGCCGCTGACGGCTTCTTGACGGCGTAGTGCCGCATACATAGGACCGCATTGCCCTTTTGACTAGGTGGCTTGTTGGTGTAGCAGTCCGCGGAGGGTGCCACACACGCGTCCTCGCCGTTCTTCGAACGCAACGAGAAAAACAGGACGCGATCGCAACCGTCGAGATTGATCTCGacgtcgttgccgccgcgaaAGTAGTCCACCAGGAGATTCTTTAGGCGCATGAACGTCGGGTCCGACGCGaactcgctgccgtcgaagACAAAGAACGGCTTCCCGCCCATTGAACCGGCGTCAACGCCGACCGTCTGCGACATGTCGAGGCGGTCCGCCGCTACAATGCCCAGCTCCACCATGTCCAGAACGTGGAAGTCAAACTGGCGCCCAATCGTGAGGTTGTTCGGTCGCTTCTTGTTGCTCGAGCCAAAACAGAAGAGCGAGCAGTCATTCTTGAAGCCGAGAAACTCCAGGTGCTGGCGCCCCTCAAACGGAAAGAAGGCGTTCTTTTTCGCGAGCTTCTTACAGTACGGCTTCGCGATGGCCATGAGATCCACCATCGCCTCCGTCACGACATCGTTCGAGGATGCACCCTTCAAGAAGAGCACGCGCTTCGGGTTCTCCACCACTTTTGGCTCGTACCGCTTgacggcgcgccgcgtcgtGGCGTTCTTGGCTGTGCGCCGCTTAAAGCCGCCGACGGTGGACATGGCTTGTTTTGTCTTCCTTTGCACCGCCAAAGCGAGCTCGAGGGGGGACTTTTGGCGTGAGTGAGTACTGTTCTCTGTACATGCGGTGTTGTTGGTGATGATACCAAAGGCCGAGAAGGAGGGTGGGGCAATGAAGAATATCGTCGTCCGCGGTTCCGCGAAGGAGGCAATGAGCAGGCCAgtgtaaaaaaaaaaacgcatgGTTATGAGGAGAaacagaggcagaggcggagtTGAATAAGAGATCGAGGAGTACGAGACGAAGGATGCATCATTGCAGCGCCTGAAGGACTAGCACCGCTTTGAAAGCAGGGAAACAGCACAAAAGTCGGGAGGGCGACCACACGCCGCTTCCCTAGTCCCAAGATCGTtcgaaaggaaaaagaacTGAAACAAGCGCTCCCGTCATTGGTTTTGGCAACGCGCCGCGCACCTGTTTCGCCCACTGTGCGCATCGCcacaggaaagagagaagaggacgTCACGTGGCTTCATCAGAGGGTTGGATGCCTTAGCGCTCCCGCAGACACACCTACACCTAGACATACGCACAAAAACAGAGGAGACCCGAAGAAAAACCAGAGAGCAAACAACAGCGGCAACACGAAGACGCCGCTACTGCTGTCGGTGTCATCCCCAGACGCTCGCATGCGTGAAAGCAGCGGACAAGAGACAGAGACAAGTGGCCTTCGAGTGAGTGTTTTCCTACGCCACAGATCGTCCCTTACTGTGCAGAGTGAAGGAAGGGCAAGCAGAGAAGCGAACCTACAACGAGCAGGCATCCAAGGGAACGAAAAGTAGTGATGAAAATTTTATAGATACGAGTGGCAGCGTAACAAACGTGGTAGTCAAGAATTGCAAAGATCGGAGAAGTATGGAAATGTAAAAAAGGCTTAATAAGGCAGGTACGGCCAAGAAGGAAATGCATCAGCTCATACAGTCGGGAAGGAACGTGGTTCGTGTGCTTTTCGTAACACCAGCAGAGGAGTACAGTATTTTCTCGTTTTCAGGGAGGCAGCATTAAGTCAcgggcacgcgcacaggcacccAAGAAATGGCACTgccggagggagaggggggagggggcagagaaGCAAAAAAGACAGAAAAAACGCCCGGCAAGGAGTGCAAGACAGcagaaacaaacaaaaaaaaaacttttTTAGCAAGGGCCGCACAACTCGGGAACAGAAAGCGTCTCATGATTTCACCTCTTCGAGCTCGGTGAGGACTCCGCCGCAGTCTTTTGGGTGGAGGAAGATCACAGGGTTGCCGTGAGCACCGATCTTCGGTGCCGTGCCAAGACAGCGAATATTTGCCTCCTTGCATATTTGCATTGCCGCTGCGATATCTGGGACTTCAAGGCAGATGTGGTGCATACCTCCGTCCTTGTTGCGCTCCAAGAAGGCCGAAATGGGACTGTTGTCGCCGAGAGGGTGAAGCAGCTCAATCTTTGTGTTCGCCAGCTCTACAAAGACTGTGATGACCCCGTGCGCCTCCTGTTTCACCGGTTCGCTGACCTTGGCGTTAAAGATGCGCGTGTACATCTCGCCAGCCTCTACGAGGCTACGACTAGCAGGAACAGCGATGGCAACGTGGTTAAGGCGCCAAAGATGTGCAGGCACGGCACGaagcgcggtgcagcggcggaaCATGTGATAAGAGCGGGAAGCTgacggaaagaaaaaaggtgAAGTATAGAAAAAGCGTAAACAGAAGCGAGAAATCAGTAGTTGATGAGTTGATCGTCATACTGACAGGAAGCTGTGCTTTGAACAAAGGAAACGGGAAGCGAGCACCAACTGGTGAGCCGCATCGAGTAGGAAGGTgcaaaagggggagggtagATGTGAATGGGGGTGCCGCAACAGCAAaaaggggaaagggaggagaggagcgagGAACcagagaggaaaagagagaggacaCTCGAGAAACAGGCCATTgaaaaggagaggaaagCGTCTTTGGTGATGATGGAGCCGATGCGTTGAGATCCAGCACAAGGCCATTGAATCATTTGGTTGTTTGTCCACTTGCTGTCATAAGGCTTACGTGCTCACTTGTTTTCAAAACGAagaaaatgaaaaaaaaTTAAGCAAACAAAACCTTTTCCCAGACGCACAGAAACACGACGCGTCAAGATTGCTCTCTAATCTGTGCACAAATATAAGCACACCAGCGCCGTTGACGTTATGTGCGCAGACAGAAAGAGATCAAGAAAACAGGGAGACCTAGAAAATAgtcgtgttttttttcttgtgtttgtgggggagggggggaatGTAAGGCTTTCAAATCCAGTCGATGGTCCGATTCGTGCGGCCATGTGTGCAGAGGTGCAGATGGGGAGAAGCAGCCcacgaacacgcacacacacgcagccaGAAGGAAGAAGTGTAGGCGATGGCGATAAAGATGGAGAGACAAAGCAAAGCAACCACAATTAAGGCGGCAAGACCCAGGAGccgaaaaagagagaaagggtaAGATTATATACACGTACCAAGAAATGCTAACTGGAGGTGCACATGAATGACAAGGGTGGAGGGGATGGTGAGTGGCAGGAGGGCGGGTGGGATGAAGAGGgcttgaaaaaaaaaaagaaacaacgGAAAGAACATGAGGCGATATTGCGGAGAGAAGCTGTTCTccaaaagggaaaagagaaaatGGACCACATGGCTGTCATGGACAGACATATATCGATCCGCCGTTACCCACTCACAccgatgcgcacacgcatatatcCGTTGCCGAACCTTCAGAAACTTCACAGCGACGACGAAAAAGGAGCGTCAGGGAAGCCCTGAATGGGTCGCtgtgccggtggtgcgcaTTCTTGTCCTCCAAACTTCCACAAACGACGCGGTGGTGTCTCTAGTTGTAGAACTCTAACGGGGCGCACGAGCACATCAAGTTGAGATCTCCGTAGGTGTTGTCGACCCGACCAACACTTGGCCAGAACTTTTCGCGGTACTGGTGCCGAGTGGGGTAGGCCGCGAGCTGCCGCGAGTACGGACGGTTCCACTCATCCGCGGTCACGCACTTGGCCGTGTGTGGCGCGTTTGTGAGGACGTTGTTGTTCTTTGGCTGATCGCCAcgctccaccgcggcgatCTCGCGACGGATGGAAATGAGAGCATCCGCGAGGCGATCCAGCTCCCGCTTCGACTCGCACTCCGTAGGCTCGATCATCAGCGTGCCAGCCACGGGAAACGCCAGCGTCGGCGCATGGAAGCCGTAGTCCATGAGTCGCTTCGCCACATCCTCCGCATCGATGTTGGCGGTTTTCTTAAACGGGCGAATGTCGAGAATAAACTCATGGGCGCAGAACTCGCTGTGGCCGAGGAAGCAGATGGTGTAGTGCTCCTCAAGCCGCTTCTTGAGGTAGTTGGCATTCAGTACCGCGTACTCCGTGCACGTCTTGAGCCCGTGGGAGCCCAACATCATGATGAGGGCGTACGAGATGGTGGCAATCGAAGCAGAGCCGTTGCCCGCCTGCGATACCTGCCCAAATGCCTGCGACCCACCTACGGCCGGGCCATAGGTGCTGTTCGGAAGGAACGGGGCAaggtgctgccgcacagTGATCGGTCCTAAGCCCggaccgccgccaccatgtGGGATGGAGAAAGTCTTGTGCATGTTGATGTGGCACACATCACCGCCGATGAAGCCAGGCCCGGTGTACCCAACTAGGGCGTTCAGGTTGGCGCCGTCGATGTAGCACTGACCGCCGTGCTCGTGCACCACAGACGTGATCTTGCGAATGTCCTTGTCGTAGAGGCCGTAGGTGCTAGGGTAGGTAATCATGAGGCAGGCCAGGTCCTTGGCGTGCTTCACGCACTTGGCCTCCAGATCCACCATATCCACACTCCCGTCGTCGAGGCATTTCACTGTAACCACTTTCAGccccgccagcaccgccgacgccgggTTGGTGCCGTGCGCGCTTGTTGGAATGAAGCAGATATCGCGGTAGCCCTCGCCGCGCGATTCGTGGTAGGCACGAATGATCCGCAGGCCGGCGTACTCGCCCTGGGCACCGCTGTTCGGTTGTACCGAGCAGGCAGCCATACCTGTGATGTCGCACAGCTTCTGCTTCAGGTCCGCCAGCAACGCGTGGTACCCGCGCGCCTGATCCTCGGGAGCATAGGGGTGCAGTGCGTTGTACTCCGGCCAGCTCAGTGCCCGCATCGCAGCGGCGGAGTTCAGCTTCATGGTGCACGACCCAAGCGGGATCATACCGTGCGTCAGTCCATAGTccttgcgctgcaggcgctgaaTGTAACGCATCAGCTCCGTTTCGCTCTTGTGGCTGTTGAAGACGCTGCTTTGCATGAACTTGGACTTCCGCAGAAGCGCTGCAGGGATGACGCAGATGGTATCGGCGACGCGCGTCAGCGCGTCGATC harbors:
- a CDS encoding putative Lsm7p protein, coding for MSAEAAHILKKKEGILSLEKYLDRKVVVSQKNHEMHGVLKGFDNNVNLVLADAELWHRNTHIRKIGACVVRGGPVNLILSGDTTIIPNPFI
- a CDS encoding brix domain containing-like protein; translated protein: MSTVGGFKRRTAKNATTRRAVKRYEPKVVENPKRVLFLKGASSNDVVTEAMVDLMAIAKPYCKKLAKKNAFFPFEGRQHLEFLGFKNDCSLFCFGSSNKKRPNNLTIGRQFDFHVLDMVELGIVAADRLDMSQTVGVDAGSMGGKPFFVFDGSEFASDPTFMRLKNLLVDYFRGGNDVEINLDGCDRVLFFSLRSKNGEDACVAPSADCYTNKPPSQKGNAVLCMRHYAVKKPSAATGVPKSIKNIQLYDVGPNFDFEIRRISFATPQEFKVACRIPRQTLATLRSTADNVQSDGLNNLRGQLHVGKQDVQELNLRRFKAHRRGISSGAADCDEAAKEASKPRRRRARLETDAGESRPETDI
- a CDS encoding methylmalonyl-coa epimerase-like protein, whose amino-acid sequence is MFRRCTALRAVPAHLWRLNHVAIAVPASRSLVEAGEMYTRIFNAKVSEPVKQEAHGVITVFVELANTKIELLHPLGDNSPISAFLERNKDGGMHHICLEVPDIAAAMQICKEANIRCLGTAPKIGAHGNPVIFLHPKDCGGVLTELEEVKS
- the GCVP gene encoding putative putative glycine dehydrogenase — protein: MLRRLLRVNGAPAPSRLARYTSTDAYLNRHIGPTRKETVEMLKTVGKESLAELMTTVLPSDILRTPLNNFKCLSETEALSYLKSLGAQNKVLKSMIGQGYYECIIPSTIMRNVLENPMWYTPYTPFQSEIAQGRLESLLNFQTMVTDLTKMDISNASLLDQATAAGECMYLALNHHRHKRMKFFVSKGVFLSSIEMIRTRAHPLGAQVIVGDVQSLDLDDAELSGIFVQTPDAKGELHDFTTLFARAKANGVVCCAGVDLMASCLVKPAGEMGADVVVGCAQRFGTPLGYGGPHAAFMAITDNLKRLSPGRIVGISKDNAGDPAIRMALQTREQHIKRERATSNICTAQALLANMNAFYAIYHGPEGLKQLAREIHQKAKLFAVGMESLGFSPVNTTYFDTLSFSMEASSMTAADYAQRCVERGINIFVDGSTNEVSISVDEATTENHIAALLQAAGMPTPKIDALTRVADTICVIPAALLRKSKFMQSSVFNSHKSETELMRYIQRLQRKDYGLTHGMIPLGSCTMKLNSAAAMRALSWPEYNALHPYAPEDQARGYHALLADLKQKLCDITGMAACSVQPNSGAQGEYAGLRIIRAYHESRGEGYRDICFIPTSAHGTNPASAVLAGLKVVTVKCLDDGSVDMVDLEAKCVKHAKDLACLMITYPSTYGLYDKDIRKITSVVHEHGGQCYIDGANLNALVGYTGPGFIGGDVCHINMHKTFSIPHGGGGPGLGPITVRQHLAPFLPNSTYGPAVGGSQAFGQVSQAGNGSASIATISYALIMMLGSHGLKTCTEYAVLNANYLKKRLEEHYTICFLGHSEFCAHEFILDIRPFKKTANIDAEDVAKRLMDYGFHAPTLAFPVAGTLMIEPTECESKRELDRLADALISIRREIAAVERGDQPKNNNVLTNAPHTAKCVTADEWNRPYSRQLAAYPTRHQYREKFWPSVGRVDNTYGDLNLMCSCAPLEFYN